The Enterobacter kobei genome has a segment encoding these proteins:
- a CDS encoding GNAT family N-acetyltransferase, translated as MPEINQHGQTVNDIVPDWKCAQILTRTPLTGQYCRLEPLDTDRHSADLYEAYALGDDSDWTWLASTQPESVEATAHWVLGKVMDDDLVPFAVIDLRTEQAVGLVSYMAIERFLGSVEIGHVTWSRKMKGTRLGTEAVWLLLKNAFEHKYRRLEWKCDSMNIASRNAAERLGFVWEGRLRQKLVRKGRNRDSDMLSIIDGEWPQRNAELCAWLAAENFDAEGRQIQRLEAFRL; from the coding sequence GTGCCCGAAATCAATCAACATGGTCAAACCGTTAACGATATTGTTCCAGACTGGAAATGCGCCCAGATCTTAACCCGCACCCCACTTACCGGTCAGTATTGCCGACTGGAGCCGCTGGATACCGATCGCCATTCGGCTGATTTATACGAAGCCTACGCGCTGGGTGATGACAGTGACTGGACGTGGCTTGCCAGCACTCAGCCGGAAAGCGTTGAGGCCACTGCGCACTGGGTGCTGGGAAAGGTGATGGATGACGATCTGGTGCCCTTTGCCGTAATCGATTTACGCACTGAACAGGCGGTAGGGCTGGTGAGTTACATGGCGATTGAGCGGTTTCTCGGCTCGGTGGAAATCGGGCATGTCACCTGGTCGCGCAAAATGAAGGGCACGCGTCTGGGTACCGAGGCGGTGTGGCTGCTGCTGAAAAATGCCTTTGAGCATAAGTACCGTCGACTGGAATGGAAATGCGATTCAATGAACATTGCCTCGCGCAATGCGGCGGAGCGGCTGGGTTTTGTCTGGGAAGGTCGCCTGCGTCAGAAACTTGTGCGCAAAGGGCGTAACCGCGACAGCGATATGCTCTCCATTATTGATGGCGAATGGCCGCAAAGAAACGCGGAGCTGTGCGCCTGGCTGGCTGCGGAGAATTTTGACGCAGAAGGGCGGCAGATTCAGCGGCTTGAGGCATTTAGGTTATAA
- a CDS encoding thiamine pyrophosphate-binding protein encodes MIKSLTSISDLNMRTGADILLELLESEGVEYIFGNPGTTELPLIDALLRHENIHYILALQESSVVAIADGYAKASGKTGFINLHTASGLGHGMGNLINSRIMKTPLVVTVGQQDTRHYVRDPLLYDDIVSIGSPVMKWAQEVTHAEQLPVLVRRAFHAASYPPAGPVLLSLPMNVMEELSDVGIQTASKVNYHTVAGSLDELAEELSQVAAGRIMIVAGDEVHSSGSTPEIVQLAENLGAHVYGSSWPLNLPFPTQHALWRGNMPTTASEIAGIVNAYDAVFIIGGRSLITILYSEGDAIPGSCAVYQLSADMNELGRTYATRLSVMGDIKLSLQALLPMLEQRLVAGKLIHQQLLKTARSEREKEWQQQEERLSAERLRPAISPMVAAYEVIKAVPPGTTIVDEAIATARHVRRFISDQQHQRYFFMRGGGLGWGMPAAVGHSLGLGREPVVCLLGDGASLYSPQALWTAAHENLPVTFIVMNNREYNILKNFMKSQADYSSTQLGRFIGMDLVNPHIDFQSLANAMGVHCCRITDAADIAAAVTKGVQSGETNLIEIAISSE; translated from the coding sequence ATGATTAAATCATTAACGTCTATATCAGATTTAAATATGCGAACGGGTGCCGATATTCTCCTTGAACTTCTGGAAAGCGAAGGCGTGGAATATATATTTGGCAATCCTGGCACCACCGAACTGCCGCTCATTGATGCGCTGCTTCGCCATGAAAATATTCACTATATTCTGGCACTCCAGGAGAGCAGCGTGGTTGCCATTGCCGACGGCTATGCCAAAGCCTCCGGCAAAACGGGCTTTATCAATTTGCATACCGCCAGCGGTCTTGGTCACGGTATGGGGAATCTCATTAACTCGCGGATCATGAAAACCCCGCTGGTGGTCACCGTCGGACAGCAGGATACGCGCCACTACGTGCGTGATCCGCTTCTGTATGATGACATTGTTTCCATTGGTTCCCCGGTCATGAAATGGGCGCAGGAGGTCACCCATGCCGAGCAACTCCCGGTGCTGGTGCGTCGTGCGTTTCATGCCGCCAGCTACCCTCCCGCCGGTCCCGTCTTACTCTCATTGCCAATGAATGTCATGGAAGAACTCAGCGATGTCGGGATACAAACGGCCTCCAAAGTGAATTATCACACCGTTGCGGGCTCGCTGGATGAGCTGGCGGAAGAGTTAAGCCAGGTTGCAGCTGGCAGGATCATGATCGTGGCCGGAGATGAAGTGCACTCCAGCGGCTCGACGCCGGAGATTGTCCAGCTGGCGGAAAACCTCGGCGCTCATGTCTACGGTTCGTCCTGGCCGCTGAATTTACCCTTCCCCACGCAGCATGCCCTCTGGCGCGGCAATATGCCCACCACCGCCAGTGAAATCGCGGGCATTGTCAATGCCTACGACGCCGTTTTTATCATCGGCGGCAGAAGCCTGATTACCATTTTATACAGCGAAGGGGACGCGATTCCGGGTTCATGCGCGGTCTATCAGCTCTCCGCCGACATGAACGAGCTGGGTCGCACCTATGCCACCCGCCTCTCGGTGATGGGGGATATCAAACTCTCGTTGCAGGCGCTGTTACCGATGCTTGAGCAGCGTCTGGTGGCGGGCAAACTGATCCACCAGCAGTTGCTGAAAACCGCGCGCAGTGAACGTGAAAAAGAGTGGCAGCAGCAGGAAGAGCGCCTGTCGGCCGAGCGGCTGCGCCCGGCGATCTCACCGATGGTGGCGGCATATGAAGTCATTAAGGCCGTTCCACCAGGCACCACCATCGTCGATGAAGCCATTGCAACAGCGAGACATGTCCGTCGGTTTATCTCCGACCAGCAGCATCAACGCTACTTCTTCATGCGCGGCGGCGGGCTGGGCTGGGGTATGCCTGCGGCAGTAGGCCACTCGCTGGGGCTCGGCCGCGAGCCGGTGGTCTGTCTGCTGGGCGACGGTGCCTCCCTGTACTCCCCGCAGGCGCTCTGGACGGCGGCGCACGAAAACCTGCCGGTCACCTTTATCGTCATGAACAACCGGGAGTACAACATCCTGAAAAACTTTATGAAGAGCCAGGCTGACTACAGCTCAACGCAGCTCGGGCGTTTTATCGGGATGGACCTGGTTAACCCGCATATCGATTTTCAGTCGCTGGCCAACGCCATGGGCGTTCACTGCTGCCGGATCACCGATGCCGCAGATATCGCCGCAGCGGTGACAAAGGGCGTCCAGTCCGGAGAAACCAACCTGATTGAAATTGCCATTTCCTCAGAGTAA
- a CDS encoding SDR family oxidoreductase: MNNSAYNVVVITGASSGIGQAIALYLANKAFSLVLVARRLDRINALVDQIIQQGGKAIAVKADVTRQEEVQAAIDAAVTAYQRVDVLINNAGYMAIAPISERKTDEWDKMIDTNLKGVLYGIAAALPVFQRQGSGHFINVASVAGIKVLAPGGVVYSATKFAVRALSEGLRQEVGKTIRTTLISPGAVESELQFGSSDKDSLAFLHEFYKQAIPADAIARAVLFAIEQPGDVDINEIVVRPTQEEF, translated from the coding sequence ATGAATAACAGTGCATACAACGTTGTCGTTATCACCGGCGCCAGCAGCGGCATCGGTCAGGCCATTGCCCTGTATTTAGCGAATAAGGCCTTTTCGCTGGTGCTGGTGGCGCGCCGCCTCGACAGGATTAATGCCCTGGTGGATCAGATTATCCAGCAGGGCGGCAAGGCGATTGCCGTGAAGGCCGATGTCACCCGTCAGGAAGAGGTTCAGGCCGCCATCGATGCCGCTGTGACGGCCTACCAGCGCGTGGACGTATTGATCAATAACGCCGGTTACATGGCGATAGCCCCCATCAGCGAGCGCAAAACCGACGAGTGGGACAAGATGATTGATACTAACCTGAAGGGCGTGCTGTACGGCATTGCCGCGGCGTTACCGGTGTTCCAGCGTCAGGGTAGCGGACACTTTATTAACGTGGCTTCCGTTGCGGGTATCAAAGTGCTTGCCCCCGGCGGCGTCGTTTACAGCGCCACTAAATTTGCCGTTCGCGCCCTGAGCGAAGGGTTACGTCAGGAGGTGGGGAAAACTATCCGCACGACGCTTATTTCCCCCGGCGCCGTCGAAAGCGAATTGCAGTTCGGCAGTTCTGATAAAGACAGCCTGGCGTTTTTGCACGAATTCTATAAGCAGGCTATTCCGGCTGACGCCATTGCCCGAGCCGTTTTATTTGCCATTGAACAGCCTGGCGACGTTGATATTAATGAAATTGTGGTTCGTCCGACGCAGGAAGAATTTTAG
- a CDS encoding anti-sigma factor produces MNNAEKRDDMLAAEYALGTLRGGARLQFQKRLANEPALAARVAYWQEMLSTLDSHLVPIPPPESVWKKIALELPSKQPLRNHRPYLGWMVAAGLAAFSVVTWYSTRAPTLAPLMVLNDAQQHGQWVVSADSRRQQLSIAPLGPAAVPAQHSLQLWLIPTGQNPVSLGLLHSSIPTKVTLRNTTLPPGATIAISLEPEGGSPTGLPTGPVLYSGKI; encoded by the coding sequence ATGAATAACGCAGAAAAACGCGACGACATGCTGGCAGCAGAATATGCCCTCGGCACCCTGCGGGGAGGCGCGCGGCTTCAGTTCCAGAAAAGGCTTGCCAATGAGCCCGCTCTGGCCGCCCGCGTAGCGTACTGGCAGGAAATGCTCAGCACGCTCGATAGCCATCTTGTCCCCATTCCTCCCCCTGAGTCGGTGTGGAAAAAAATTGCCCTCGAACTGCCGTCTAAACAGCCGTTGCGCAACCATCGACCTTACCTCGGCTGGATGGTGGCAGCCGGTCTTGCCGCCTTTAGCGTCGTGACGTGGTATTCCACCCGCGCGCCGACGCTCGCACCGCTGATGGTGCTCAACGATGCCCAACAGCACGGGCAGTGGGTCGTGAGTGCGGACAGCCGCCGTCAGCAGCTGAGTATTGCTCCTCTCGGACCTGCCGCCGTCCCGGCGCAGCACAGCCTGCAGCTTTGGCTGATTCCGACCGGACAGAACCCTGTCTCGCTGGGATTGCTGCATAGCAGCATACCGACGAAGGTGACCCTCAGGAACACAACGCTTCCTCCTGGCGCCACGATAGCGATAAGCCTTGAACCAGAGGGCGGATCACCCACTGGCTTGCCAACAGGGCCGGTGCTTTATAGTGGCAAAATCTAA
- a CDS encoding RNA polymerase sigma factor has product MDNALAEQQQKLMQAVAKGDRRAFEQLYRLTSPHLFAVALRMLRDRAWAEEILHDCFLTVWSKAETYNAALSSPMTWLTHIVRNRCIDWLRCGQTRAADRETPYTDALLPSENDEQNNWHDDVQAERLRHCLEHLSSEQRQSITLAYYQGMSHSDIADWLQQPVGSVKSWIRRAMDHLRECVGL; this is encoded by the coding sequence ATGGATAACGCGCTGGCTGAACAGCAGCAGAAATTAATGCAGGCGGTCGCGAAAGGCGATCGCCGTGCATTTGAACAACTCTACCGACTCACCTCGCCGCATCTGTTTGCCGTCGCGCTGCGTATGTTGCGTGACCGGGCATGGGCAGAAGAGATCCTTCACGACTGTTTTCTCACGGTCTGGAGTAAAGCCGAAACCTATAACGCCGCCCTCAGTTCCCCGATGACCTGGCTTACGCATATTGTTCGCAACCGCTGTATTGACTGGCTGCGTTGCGGGCAAACCCGGGCAGCCGACCGCGAGACGCCGTATACCGACGCGCTTCTGCCGAGCGAGAATGACGAGCAGAACAACTGGCACGACGATGTGCAGGCAGAACGGCTCAGGCATTGTCTCGAACATTTGAGTAGCGAGCAGCGCCAGAGCATTACGCTCGCCTACTATCAAGGGATGTCTCACAGCGATATTGCCGACTGGCTCCAGCAGCCTGTAGGCTCAGTGAAAAGCTGGATACGTCGCGCAATGGATCATCTCCGGGAGTGTGTGGGGCTATGA
- a CDS encoding fasciclin domain-containing protein: MKKLTHVAFVTSALLFCAGALAAMTSDTVMVGGAAMFPSKNIVENAVNSKDHTTLVAAVKAAGLVDTLQSKGPFTVFAPTNAAFAKLPAGTVDNLVKPENKALLTSILTYHVVAGNYDMKALEQKIKQGGGRAELKTVNGQPLWIMSNGLHNIQLKDGQGNVANISTYDVHQKNGVIDVIDTVLMPK, translated from the coding sequence ATGAAAAAGCTAACCCATGTTGCATTCGTAACCAGCGCTTTACTCTTCTGTGCAGGCGCATTAGCAGCCATGACGTCTGACACCGTGATGGTGGGCGGAGCGGCAATGTTCCCGAGCAAAAATATTGTTGAAAACGCCGTGAACTCGAAAGATCACACGACTCTGGTGGCCGCTGTCAAAGCTGCCGGACTGGTGGATACGCTACAGAGCAAAGGACCGTTCACCGTGTTTGCGCCGACCAATGCGGCGTTTGCGAAATTACCCGCCGGTACGGTCGATAACCTGGTCAAACCCGAAAACAAAGCACTGCTAACCAGCATCCTGACCTATCACGTGGTTGCCGGTAATTACGATATGAAAGCGCTGGAGCAGAAAATTAAACAGGGTGGTGGTCGCGCGGAGCTGAAGACCGTTAACGGTCAGCCGCTGTGGATCATGAGCAACGGCCTGCACAATATTCAGCTTAAGGATGGTCAGGGCAATGTGGCAAACATCAGCACCTACGACGTTCATCAAAAAAATGGCGTTATCGATGTCATTGATACCGTTCTGATGCCTAAGTAG
- the betA gene encoding choline dehydrogenase, with the protein MQFDYIIIGAGSAGNVLATRLTEDPNTTVLLLEAGGPDYRFDFRTQMPAALAFPLQGKRYNWAYETEPEPFMNNRRMECGRGKGLGGSSLINGMCYIRGNAMDLDHWAKEPGLEHWSYLNCLPYYRKAETRDVGPNDYHGGDGPVSVTTSKPGVNPLFEAMVEAGVQAGYPRTDDLNGYQQEGFGPMDRTVTPKGRRASTARGYLDQAKQRPNLTIRTHAMTDRILFEGKRAVGVEWLEGESTIPSKATANKEVLLSAGAIASPQILQRSGVGSAELLKQFDIPLVHDLPGVGENLQDHLEMYLQYECKEPVSLYPALQWWNQPKIGAEWLFGGTGVGASNHFEAGGFIRSREEFAWPNIQYHFLPVAINYNGSNAVKEHGFQCHVGSMRSPSRGHVRIKSRDPHQHPAILFNYMSHEQDWQEFRDAIRITREIMHQPALDKYRGREISPGVECQTDEQLDEFVRNHAETAFHPCGTCKMGYDEMAVVDGEGRVHGLEGLRVVDASIMPQIITGNLNATTIMIGEKIADAIRGHEPLAKSTAAYYVANGAPVRR; encoded by the coding sequence TTGCAATTTGACTACATCATTATCGGCGCCGGCTCTGCCGGCAACGTACTGGCAACACGACTGACTGAAGATCCGAATACCACCGTGCTGCTGCTTGAGGCGGGCGGACCGGATTACCGCTTTGACTTCCGCACCCAGATGCCTGCCGCGCTGGCGTTCCCGCTGCAGGGCAAGCGCTACAACTGGGCGTATGAAACCGAGCCAGAGCCGTTTATGAACAACCGCCGCATGGAGTGCGGGCGCGGTAAAGGGCTGGGCGGTTCGTCGCTGATCAACGGCATGTGCTACATCCGCGGTAACGCGATGGATCTCGACCACTGGGCGAAAGAGCCGGGTCTGGAGCACTGGAGCTATCTCAACTGCCTGCCGTACTACCGCAAGGCAGAGACGCGCGACGTGGGCCCGAACGACTACCACGGCGGTGACGGTCCGGTGAGCGTTACCACCTCCAAACCGGGCGTGAACCCGCTGTTTGAAGCGATGGTGGAAGCGGGCGTGCAGGCGGGCTACCCGCGCACGGACGATCTCAACGGCTATCAGCAGGAAGGCTTCGGCCCGATGGACCGCACGGTCACGCCGAAGGGCCGACGCGCCAGCACCGCGCGCGGCTATCTGGACCAGGCAAAGCAACGCCCGAACCTGACCATCCGTACCCACGCCATGACCGACCGCATCCTCTTTGAAGGCAAGCGCGCGGTGGGCGTCGAGTGGCTGGAGGGCGAAAGCACGATTCCGTCGAAAGCGACGGCGAACAAAGAGGTGCTGCTGAGCGCAGGCGCCATTGCCTCTCCGCAGATCCTCCAGCGTTCCGGCGTGGGCAGCGCGGAGCTGCTGAAGCAGTTCGATATCCCGCTGGTGCACGACCTGCCCGGCGTGGGCGAAAACCTGCAGGATCACCTGGAGATGTACCTCCAGTACGAATGCAAAGAGCCGGTCTCCCTCTACCCAGCCCTGCAGTGGTGGAACCAGCCGAAGATTGGCGCCGAGTGGCTGTTTGGCGGCACCGGCGTGGGCGCGAGCAACCACTTCGAAGCGGGCGGGTTTATTCGCAGCCGCGAGGAGTTCGCGTGGCCGAACATTCAGTACCACTTCCTGCCGGTGGCGATTAACTACAACGGTTCGAATGCGGTAAAAGAGCACGGCTTCCAGTGCCACGTCGGCTCCATGCGCTCGCCGAGCCGCGGCCACGTGCGCATCAAGTCGCGCGATCCGCATCAGCATCCGGCGATCCTGTTCAACTATATGTCCCACGAGCAGGACTGGCAGGAGTTCCGCGACGCGATCCGTATCACCCGCGAGATCATGCACCAGCCTGCGCTGGACAAGTACCGCGGTCGCGAGATCAGCCCGGGCGTGGAGTGCCAGACTGACGAACAGCTGGACGAGTTCGTGCGCAACCACGCCGAAACCGCCTTCCACCCGTGCGGTACCTGTAAGATGGGCTATGACGAGATGGCAGTTGTCGACGGCGAAGGCCGCGTTCACGGGCTGGAAGGGCTGCGCGTGGTGGATGCGTCGATCATGCCGCAGATCATCACCGGTAACCTGAACGCCACCACCATCATGATTGGCGAGAAGATTGCAGACGCCATTCGCGGGCACGAACCGCTGGCGAAGAGCACGGCCGCGTATTATGTCGCGAACGGGGCGCCGGTTCGCCGCTGA
- the betB gene encoding betaine-aldehyde dehydrogenase: MSRMAEQQLYINGGYTPATSGRTFETINPANGEVLASVQAAGREDVDRAVESATRGQKIWAAMTAMERSRILRRAVDILRERNDALAKLETLDTGKAYSETSTVDIVTGADVLEYYAGLIPALEGSQIPLRETSFVYTRREPLGVVAGIGAWNYPIQIALWKSAPALAAGNAMIFKPSEVTPLTALKLAEIYTEAGLPDGVFNVLPGVGAETGQYLTEHPGIAKVSFTGGVASGKKVMANSAASSLKEVTMELGGKSPLIVFDDADLDLAADIAMMANFFSSGQVCTNGTRVFVPAKFKAAFEQKIVERVGRIRAGDLFDVKTNFGPMVSFPHRDSVLRYIAKGKEEGARVLCGGDVLKGEGFDNGAWVAPTVFTDCTDEMTIVREEIFGPVMSILTYETDEEAIRRANDTDYGLAAGIVTADLNRAHGAIHQLEAGICWINTWGESAAEMPVGGYKHSGIGRENGVMTLQSYTQVKSIQVEMGKFQSIF, translated from the coding sequence ATGTCCCGAATGGCAGAACAGCAGCTTTATATCAATGGTGGTTATACACCCGCCACCAGCGGTCGCACCTTCGAGACCATCAACCCGGCCAACGGTGAAGTCCTGGCGAGCGTTCAGGCCGCCGGGCGTGAAGACGTCGACCGCGCCGTGGAAAGCGCAACACGCGGGCAAAAAATCTGGGCGGCGATGACCGCCATGGAGCGCTCACGCATCCTGCGTCGCGCCGTGGATATCCTGCGCGAGCGTAACGACGCGCTGGCGAAGCTGGAAACCCTCGATACCGGTAAAGCGTATTCCGAAACCTCGACAGTGGACATCGTCACCGGCGCGGACGTGCTGGAGTATTACGCAGGGCTGATCCCGGCGCTGGAAGGCAGCCAGATCCCGCTGCGCGAAACCTCATTCGTCTACACCCGCCGCGAGCCACTGGGCGTGGTGGCGGGCATCGGCGCGTGGAACTACCCGATCCAGATCGCCCTGTGGAAATCGGCCCCGGCGCTGGCGGCGGGCAACGCGATGATCTTCAAGCCGAGCGAAGTGACGCCGCTCACCGCCCTCAAGCTTGCCGAAATCTATACCGAAGCGGGTCTGCCGGACGGCGTGTTTAACGTCCTGCCAGGCGTAGGCGCGGAGACCGGCCAGTACCTGACCGAGCATCCGGGCATCGCGAAGGTCTCCTTTACCGGCGGCGTTGCCAGCGGCAAAAAGGTGATGGCCAACTCGGCGGCCTCGTCCCTAAAAGAGGTGACGATGGAGCTGGGCGGCAAATCGCCGCTGATTGTTTTCGACGATGCGGATCTGGATCTGGCGGCAGACATCGCCATGATGGCCAACTTCTTCAGCTCCGGTCAGGTCTGCACCAACGGCACCCGCGTGTTCGTGCCCGCGAAATTTAAGGCCGCGTTTGAGCAGAAAATCGTTGAGCGCGTGGGCCGCATCCGCGCGGGCGATCTGTTCGATGTGAAAACCAACTTTGGCCCGATGGTCAGCTTCCCGCACCGCGACAGCGTGCTGCGCTACATCGCCAAAGGTAAAGAAGAAGGCGCGCGCGTGCTGTGCGGCGGCGACGTGCTGAAGGGCGAAGGGTTTGATAACGGCGCGTGGGTGGCCCCGACCGTGTTCACCGACTGCACCGACGAGATGACCATCGTGCGCGAAGAGATCTTCGGCCCGGTGATGTCCATCCTCACCTATGAAACCGATGAAGAAGCGATTCGCCGCGCCAACGATACCGACTACGGACTGGCGGCGGGTATCGTCACTGCCGATCTGAACCGCGCCCACGGCGCGATTCATCAGCTCGAAGCGGGCATCTGCTGGATCAACACCTGGGGTGAATCCGCCGCAGAGATGCCGGTGGGCGGTTATAAACACTCCGGCATTGGCCGCGAGAACGGCGTTATGACGCTGCAGAGCTACACCCAGGTGAAGTCCATCCAGGTTGAGATGGGTAAATTCCAGTCCATATTTTAA
- the betI gene encoding transcriptional regulator BetI, producing the protein MPKVGMQPIRRRQLINATLEAINEVGMHDATIAQIARRAGVSTGIISHYFKDKNGLLEATMRDITGQLRDAVLSRLHALPDGSAEQRLQAIVGGNFDETQISSAAMKAWLAFWASSMHQPMLYRLQQVSSRRLLSNLVYEFRRELPREQAQEAGYGLAALIDGLWLRAALSGKPLDKTLAQSLTSHFISQHLPTE; encoded by the coding sequence ATGCCCAAAGTGGGGATGCAGCCGATCCGGCGCAGGCAGCTTATTAACGCCACGCTGGAAGCAATAAATGAAGTGGGAATGCACGACGCAACCATCGCGCAGATCGCCCGCCGGGCGGGCGTTTCCACGGGGATCATCAGTCACTATTTCAAAGACAAAAACGGTCTGCTGGAAGCGACCATGCGCGACATCACCGGGCAGTTGCGCGATGCGGTATTAAGCCGCTTGCACGCCCTGCCGGACGGCAGCGCGGAGCAGCGATTACAGGCGATTGTCGGCGGCAATTTTGATGAAACCCAGATCAGCAGCGCGGCAATGAAAGCCTGGCTGGCCTTCTGGGCGAGCAGCATGCACCAGCCGATGCTCTACCGTCTGCAGCAGGTCAGCAGCCGCCGCCTGCTGTCGAACCTGGTGTACGAGTTCCGCCGCGAACTGCCGCGCGAGCAGGCGCAGGAAGCGGGCTACGGGCTGGCGGCACTGATCGACGGGCTTTGGCTGCGTGCCGCACTGAGCGGCAAACCGCTGGATAAAACGCTGGCCCAGTCGCTCACCAGCCACTTTATCAGCCAGCATTTACCGACCGAATAA
- the betT gene encoding choline BCCT transporter BetT, producing MTDLSQDREKDKINPVVFYTSAGLILLFSLTTIFFRDFSAEWIGHTLNWVSKTFGWYYLLAATLYIVFVVCIACSRFGSVKLGPEQSKPEFSLLSWAAMLFAAGIGIDLMFFSVAEPVTQYMQPPEGAGQTMEAARQAMVWTLFHYGLTGWSMYALMGMALGYFSYRYNLPLTIRSALYPIFGKKINGPIGHTVDIAAVIGTIFGIATTLGIGVVQLNYGLSVLFDIPDSMAAKAALIALSVIIATISVTSGVDKGIRVLSELNVALALGLILFVLFMGDTSFLLNALVLNVGDYVNRFMGMTLNSFAFDRPVEWMNNWTLFFWAWWVAWSPFVGLFLARISRGRTIRQFVMGTLIIPFTFTLLWLSIFGNSALHEIIHGNAGFAQEAMAHPERGFYSLLAQYPAFTFSASVATITGLLFYVTSADSGALVLGNFTSKLKDINSDAPNWLRIFWSVAIGLLTLGMLMTNGISALQNTTVIMGLPFSFVIFFVMAGLYKSLKVEDYRRVSASRDTAPRPMGAQDRLSWKKRLSRLMNYPGTRYTKQMMETVCFPAMEEVAQELRLRGAYVELKNLPPDEGENLGHLDLLVHMGDEQNFVYQIWPQQYSVPGFTYRARSGKSTYYRLETFLLEGSQGNDLMDYSKEQVITDILDQYERHLNFIHLHREAPGNSVMFPDV from the coding sequence ATGACAGACCTTTCACAAGACAGAGAAAAAGACAAAATCAACCCGGTCGTTTTTTATACTTCCGCCGGGCTGATTTTGTTGTTTTCCCTGACGACAATCTTCTTTCGTGATTTTTCCGCCGAGTGGATTGGGCACACGTTGAACTGGGTGTCGAAGACCTTTGGCTGGTACTATCTTCTGGCGGCGACGCTCTATATTGTCTTCGTGGTTTGCATCGCCTGCTCGCGCTTCGGTTCGGTGAAGCTTGGGCCAGAGCAGTCCAAGCCCGAGTTCAGCCTGCTGAGCTGGGCCGCAATGCTGTTTGCTGCGGGTATCGGCATCGACCTGATGTTCTTCTCCGTGGCCGAACCGGTCACGCAGTATATGCAGCCGCCGGAAGGGGCAGGGCAGACGATGGAGGCCGCGCGCCAGGCGATGGTCTGGACGCTGTTCCACTACGGCCTGACAGGCTGGTCGATGTATGCCCTGATGGGGATGGCGCTCGGATACTTTAGCTATCGTTATAATTTGCCCCTCACTATCCGCTCTGCGCTGTACCCGATTTTTGGCAAAAAAATTAACGGGCCGATTGGTCACACCGTTGATATCGCAGCGGTGATTGGCACCATCTTCGGCATCGCGACCACGCTCGGTATCGGCGTGGTGCAGCTCAACTACGGGCTAAGCGTGCTGTTTGATATTCCGGATTCAATGGCGGCAAAAGCGGCGCTGATTGCGCTCTCCGTGATTATCGCCACCATCTCGGTGACCTCCGGCGTGGACAAGGGCATCCGCGTGCTCTCCGAGCTGAACGTCGCGCTGGCGCTGGGCCTGATCCTGTTTGTGCTGTTTATGGGGGACACCTCGTTCCTGCTCAACGCGCTGGTGCTCAACGTGGGCGACTACGTGAACCGCTTTATGGGGATGACGCTCAATAGCTTCGCCTTCGACCGTCCGGTGGAGTGGATGAATAACTGGACGCTGTTCTTCTGGGCGTGGTGGGTTGCGTGGTCGCCGTTTGTCGGCCTGTTCCTGGCGCGAATTTCGCGCGGGCGCACCATCCGCCAGTTTGTGATGGGCACGCTGATTATCCCGTTCACCTTTACCCTGCTGTGGCTGTCGATTTTCGGCAACAGCGCGCTGCACGAGATCATCCACGGCAATGCGGGTTTTGCTCAGGAAGCGATGGCGCACCCGGAGCGCGGCTTCTACAGCCTGCTGGCGCAGTACCCGGCGTTCACCTTTAGCGCCTCCGTGGCGACCATCACCGGGCTGCTGTTCTACGTCACCTCAGCGGACTCCGGCGCGCTGGTGCTGGGCAACTTCACCTCGAAGCTGAAGGACATCAACAGCGACGCGCCGAACTGGCTGCGCATCTTCTGGTCGGTCGCCATCGGTCTTCTGACGCTCGGTATGCTGATGACCAACGGTATTTCGGCGCTGCAGAACACGACGGTGATCATGGGCCTGCCGTTTAGCTTCGTCATCTTCTTCGTGATGGCTGGGCTGTATAAATCGCTCAAAGTGGAAGACTACCGCCGCGTCAGCGCCAGCCGTGATACCGCGCCGCGTCCGATGGGCGCGCAGGACAGGCTGAGCTGGAAAAAGCGCTTGTCGCGCCTGATGAACTACCCGGGCACGCGCTACACCAAACAGATGATGGAGACGGTCTGCTTCCCGGCGATGGAGGAAGTCGCACAGGAGTTGCGCCTGCGGGGTGCCTACGTGGAGCTGAAAAATCTGCCGCCGGATGAAGGCGAAAATCTGGGGCACCTGGATCTGCTGGTGCACATGGGCGACGAGCAAAACTTCGTCTACCAGATCTGGCCGCAGCAGTATTCCGTGCCCGGGTTTACCTACCGGGCGCGCAGCGGGAAGTCGACCTATTACCGGCTGGAGACCTTCCTGCTGGAAGGTAGCCAGGGGAACGACCTGATGGACTACAGCAAGGAGCAGGTGATTACGGACATTCTGGACCAGTACGAACGCCACCTGAACTTTATCCATCTGCACAGGGAAGCGCCGGGGAATAGCGTGATGTTCCCGGATGTCTAA